One window from the genome of Aeromonas sp. FDAARGOS 1405 encodes:
- the fliI gene encoding flagellar protein export ATPase FliI produces the protein MSGSLLNRLQGYKVRDSAPKPPVAGKLTRVVGLTLEAIGCRAAIGALCRIDTLEGTLEAEVVGFSGDRLYLMPSEQLKGVIPGARVVPVTEEHGIPVGMNLLGRVIDGIGQPLDGLGPILSSRTVQFAQHRINPLSRRPIHQPMDVGVRAINAVLTVGQGQRMGLFAGSGVGKSVLLGMMTRGSVADVVVVGLIGERGREVKEFIEDILGEEGRARSVVVAAPADASPLMRLKGCETALAIAEYFRDQGLNVLLLMDSLTRYAQAQREIALAVGEPPATKGYPPSVFAKLPALVERAGNGSDGQGSITAFFTVLTEGDDLQDPIADAARAILDGHIVLSRELADAGHYPAIDIEKSISRVMPMVTSPEHMELARTLKQFYSLYQQNRDLITIGAYSQGSDPRIDRAIIQKPYLDQFLQQGMREVIHYDDGLQALQMVAMPLMR, from the coding sequence ATGAGCGGCTCGCTACTGAACCGGTTGCAAGGGTACAAGGTACGCGACAGCGCCCCCAAACCGCCGGTTGCCGGCAAATTGACCAGGGTGGTGGGGCTCACCCTCGAAGCCATCGGTTGCCGTGCCGCCATCGGAGCCTTGTGTCGCATCGACACTCTCGAGGGAACTCTGGAGGCTGAAGTAGTGGGGTTCTCGGGCGATCGCCTCTATCTGATGCCGAGCGAACAGCTCAAGGGGGTGATCCCCGGTGCCCGGGTGGTGCCCGTCACCGAAGAGCATGGCATACCGGTTGGCATGAACCTGCTTGGCCGGGTCATCGACGGTATCGGCCAGCCGCTCGATGGCCTCGGCCCCATTCTCTCCTCCCGGACTGTGCAGTTTGCTCAGCATCGCATCAACCCGCTCTCTCGCCGCCCGATCCATCAGCCGATGGATGTAGGGGTGCGTGCCATCAATGCCGTGCTGACGGTGGGTCAGGGCCAGCGAATGGGGCTGTTTGCCGGTTCTGGTGTCGGTAAATCGGTGCTGCTTGGCATGATGACCCGCGGCTCGGTGGCGGATGTGGTAGTGGTCGGCCTCATCGGTGAACGGGGCCGGGAGGTGAAAGAGTTTATCGAAGATATTCTGGGGGAGGAGGGGCGTGCCCGCTCCGTGGTGGTGGCGGCCCCTGCCGATGCCTCGCCGCTGATGCGGCTAAAGGGATGTGAAACGGCGCTGGCCATCGCTGAATATTTTCGCGATCAGGGGCTCAATGTGTTGCTGCTGATGGACTCACTGACCCGTTATGCCCAAGCCCAGCGTGAAATCGCCCTGGCGGTGGGGGAGCCGCCGGCCACCAAGGGATATCCACCCTCGGTCTTTGCCAAATTACCTGCGCTGGTGGAGCGAGCGGGAAACGGCAGTGACGGCCAGGGCTCCATCACCGCCTTCTTCACCGTACTGACCGAGGGGGATGATCTGCAGGACCCCATTGCTGATGCGGCGCGGGCGATTCTCGATGGCCACATTGTGTTGTCGCGCGAACTGGCCGACGCAGGCCACTATCCGGCTATTGATATCGAAAAGTCCATCAGCAGGGTCATGCCCATGGTCACTTCGCCGGAACATATGGAGTTGGCGCGGACCCTCAAGCAGTTTTACTCCCTCTATCAGCAGAACCGGGATCTCATCACTATCGGTGCCTACAGCCAGGGTTCTGATCCGCGTATCGACCGAGCCATCATTCAAAAACCCTATCTGGATCAGTTCTTGCAACAGGGGATGCGTGAGGTCATTCATTACGATGATGGCCTGCAAGCCTTGCAGATGGTGGCGATGCCCTTGATGCGTTGA
- the fliE gene encoding flagellar hook-basal body complex protein FliE — MEISASSLMQEMQALKVEAGATPLSQPGRQVTSDFGLLLQQALGNVNELQGAANDLRTRFDMGDKSVDLAEVMIAGQKSSIAFEATVQVRNKMVDAYKTIMNMPV, encoded by the coding sequence ATGGAAATAAGTGCAAGCAGCCTGATGCAAGAGATGCAGGCTCTCAAGGTAGAGGCCGGTGCAACCCCGCTGTCACAGCCTGGCCGTCAGGTGACCTCCGATTTTGGCCTGCTGTTGCAGCAGGCGCTCGGTAACGTCAACGAGTTGCAGGGCGCAGCCAATGATCTGCGCACCCGTTTCGATATGGGCGACAAGTCGGTGGATCTGGCCGAGGTGATGATCGCGGGCCAAAAATCCTCCATCGCCTTTGAGGCGACGGTGCAAGTGCGCAACAAGATGGTTGATGCCTACAAAACCATCATGAATATGCCGGTCTGA
- the fliM gene encoding flagellar motor switch protein FliM — protein MSDLLSQDEIDALLHGVDDVEEEEIGGAGDPGVAQFDFSSQDRIVRGRMPTLELVNERFARHMRISLFNMMRRTAEVSINGVQMLKFGEYVHTLFVPTSLNMVRFRPLKGTALITMEARLVFILVENFFGGDGRYHAKIEGREFTPTERRIIQMLLKLVFEDYKDAWAPVMDVGFEYLDSEVNPAMANIVSPTEVIVVSSFHIELDGGGGDFHVAMPYSMLEPIRELLDAGVQSDKGDTDVRWSKALRDEIMDVKVELRAKLLETELTLRELMELQPGDIIPVDMPEHLLVYVEDLPTFHAKMGRTKENVALKITDKLKRPEGVKTEMHLVTRGGVRIDGEAELEELERSIEEQQR, from the coding sequence GTGAGCGATCTGTTAAGTCAGGACGAAATTGATGCCCTCTTGCACGGTGTCGATGATGTCGAAGAGGAAGAGATAGGCGGCGCCGGAGATCCCGGTGTTGCCCAGTTTGACTTCTCCTCCCAGGACCGCATCGTCCGTGGCCGGATGCCAACCCTGGAGCTGGTGAACGAACGTTTTGCCCGCCACATGCGGATCAGCCTGTTCAACATGATGCGCCGTACCGCCGAGGTCTCCATCAACGGCGTACAGATGCTGAAGTTTGGCGAGTATGTTCACACTCTGTTCGTGCCGACCAGCCTCAACATGGTGCGTTTCCGACCATTGAAAGGAACCGCACTCATCACCATGGAGGCGCGGCTGGTTTTCATCCTGGTGGAGAACTTCTTTGGTGGTGACGGTCGCTACCACGCCAAGATTGAGGGACGTGAATTCACGCCGACCGAGCGCCGGATCATCCAGATGTTGCTCAAACTGGTGTTTGAGGATTACAAGGATGCCTGGGCGCCGGTGATGGACGTAGGGTTTGAGTATCTCGACTCTGAAGTGAACCCGGCGATGGCCAACATCGTCAGCCCGACTGAAGTGATCGTGGTGAGCTCCTTTCACATCGAACTTGATGGTGGTGGCGGTGATTTCCACGTGGCTATGCCTTACTCCATGCTGGAGCCGATCCGTGAACTGCTTGATGCCGGTGTGCAGAGTGACAAGGGTGATACAGACGTGCGCTGGAGCAAGGCGCTGCGCGACGAGATCATGGATGTAAAAGTCGAGTTGAGGGCCAAACTGCTGGAGACCGAGCTTACACTGCGTGAGCTGATGGAGCTGCAGCCGGGAGATATTATTCCGGTCGACATGCCTGAACATCTGCTGGTTTATGTGGAAGATTTGCCCACCTTCCACGCCAAGATGGGGCGGACGAAGGAGAATGTGGCACTCAAGATCACCGACAAGCTCAAGCGCCCGGAAGGGGTCAAGACCGAGATGCATCTGGTGACCCGGGGCGGTGTACGTATCGATGGTGAGGCCGAGCTGGAAGAGCTTGAGCGCAGTATCGAAGAACAACAGCGTTAA
- the fliG gene encoding flagellar motor switch protein FliG, with amino-acid sequence MPEESKNQVTGNDITDSQRQLLDQMSGMEMAAVLMLSLNEEDAAQIFRHLEPKQVQRLGMSMASMSDFSHDRVAAVHRQFIDDIQKYTNIGIGSEDFVRKALVAALGEDKASNLVDQIILGSGARGLDSLKWMDARQVASIIQNEHPQIQTIVLSYLEPEQSAEILSQFPEQVRLDLVMRIANLEEVQPAALQELNDIMEKQFAGAAGAQAAKMGGLKAAANIMNYLDTNIEGQLMDSIRESDEEMSQQIQDLMFVFENLIDVDDRGIQTLLREVPGDLLQRALKGSDDQMREKIFKNMSKRAAEMLADDLEAMGPIRVSEVEAAQKEILSIARRLADAGEIMLGSGGGEEFL; translated from the coding sequence ATGCCTGAAGAAAGTAAAAACCAGGTAACCGGCAACGATATCACCGATAGCCAGCGTCAGTTGCTGGATCAGATGTCCGGTATGGAGATGGCGGCGGTATTGATGTTGAGCCTTAACGAAGAGGATGCCGCCCAGATCTTCCGCCATCTCGAACCCAAGCAGGTACAGCGGCTCGGTATGTCGATGGCATCCATGTCTGATTTCAGCCACGATCGGGTAGCGGCGGTGCACCGTCAATTCATCGACGATATCCAGAAGTACACCAACATAGGTATCGGCAGCGAAGATTTCGTGCGCAAGGCACTGGTAGCCGCGCTTGGCGAGGACAAGGCGAGCAACCTGGTGGACCAGATCATTCTTGGTTCCGGTGCCCGCGGCCTCGATTCGCTCAAGTGGATGGATGCCCGTCAAGTGGCCAGCATCATCCAGAACGAACACCCGCAGATCCAGACCATAGTGCTCTCCTATCTGGAGCCGGAGCAGTCTGCCGAGATCCTGAGCCAGTTCCCGGAGCAGGTGCGTCTGGATCTGGTGATGCGGATCGCCAACCTCGAAGAGGTGCAACCGGCAGCATTGCAAGAGTTGAACGACATCATGGAGAAACAGTTCGCCGGTGCGGCGGGTGCCCAGGCGGCCAAGATGGGTGGCCTGAAAGCGGCTGCCAACATCATGAACTACCTGGATACCAACATCGAAGGCCAGCTGATGGACTCGATCCGCGAGTCGGACGAAGAGATGAGCCAGCAAATCCAGGATTTGATGTTCGTGTTCGAAAATCTCATCGATGTGGACGACCGCGGTATCCAGACTTTGCTGCGGGAAGTGCCGGGGGATCTGCTGCAGCGCGCCCTCAAGGGCTCCGACGATCAGATGCGCGAGAAGATTTTCAAGAACATGTCGAAACGAGCGGCCGAAATGCTGGCAGACGATCTGGAGGCCATGGGGCCAATCCGGGTCTCCGAGGTGGAGGCTGCCCAGAAGGAGATCCTCTCCATCGCCCGCCGTCTGGCCGATGCAGGCGAAATCATGCTGGGCTCCGGCGGTGGCGAGGAGTTCCTCTAG
- the fliH gene encoding flagellar assembly protein FliH, which translates to MNNKLRGYVRPEGEETRVETWGWPEMDVAVETETNALGLAPDWYQQEEEVVEPEPEQEPTPSITAEELEAIRQAAWEEGMAEGREAGYAKGLEEGKLEGLQQGHSAGLEQGREEGLAMGRDLVEQEIAHWQGLAARLANPLIELDQAVEQQLVALVMQLSRALIRHEAETSPRILLEALKEGLALLPAAEQGVTLMLHPDDITRVEQAFGADECARRHWRLQSDPTLSPGDLQLATELSSIDLTLSGRIDQLLRNFLRDNASQNPASQDPRP; encoded by the coding sequence ATGAACAACAAGCTGCGTGGCTATGTACGGCCTGAAGGGGAAGAGACCCGGGTAGAGACCTGGGGCTGGCCCGAAATGGATGTGGCGGTCGAGACCGAGACCAATGCTCTCGGTCTTGCCCCTGACTGGTATCAACAGGAAGAGGAGGTGGTGGAACCGGAGCCTGAACAGGAGCCGACTCCCAGCATCACCGCCGAAGAGCTCGAAGCGATCCGTCAGGCGGCTTGGGAAGAAGGGATGGCTGAGGGGCGCGAGGCTGGCTATGCCAAAGGGCTCGAAGAGGGCAAGCTGGAAGGACTGCAACAGGGGCACTCGGCCGGTCTCGAGCAGGGGCGGGAAGAGGGACTGGCCATGGGGCGCGATCTGGTTGAGCAGGAGATCGCTCACTGGCAGGGGCTCGCCGCCCGCCTCGCCAATCCCCTGATTGAGCTGGATCAGGCGGTAGAGCAGCAACTGGTCGCGCTGGTGATGCAACTTTCCCGCGCGCTCATTCGCCATGAAGCCGAGACCTCTCCCCGCATCCTGCTGGAGGCACTCAAGGAGGGGCTGGCATTGCTGCCCGCCGCCGAGCAGGGGGTGACTCTGATGCTGCATCCCGATGACATCACGCGAGTCGAGCAGGCATTTGGCGCCGACGAGTGCGCCAGACGCCACTGGCGATTGCAGAGTGATCCCACCCTCTCCCCTGGCGATCTGCAACTGGCTACTGAACTCTCCAGCATCGATTTGACCCTCTCCGGGCGCATCGATCAGTTGCTGCGCAACTTCTTGCGGGACAACGCGTCGCAGAACCCGGCTTCGCAGGATCCACGCCCATAA
- the fliF gene encoding flagellar basal-body MS-ring/collar protein FliF translates to MATDQNGDLLINDEGTAALDANEQKSSALGFLSNTDVLRQITLILGLAICLAIAVFILLWGKEPDMRPLGTYTTQELVKTLDFLDQQKIPYEVDGKSVLVSAENFASIRLALTRAGLTNAADVANGGEDILLKDSSFGVSQRMEAERLKLSRERQLASAIEQFQNVAKAQVLLAIPKDNVFARNERKPSATVVLNLKGAALGQGEVDSIVDMVASAVHGLEPTRVTVTDQNGRLLNSGSQDPVSAQTRKEFAMQQKQELEYKQKIDAILIPVLGADNYTAEVDLSLDFSQQEQTRKTYNPDLPAVRSEMTLEENSSGGSNGGVPGALSNQPPAASNIPEQATGGDGASVAASGRSRKEATRNFELDTTVSHTRRQMGGIRRMTVSVAVDYKAVPGADGAVTREARSQAELDTLRRLLSGGLGFDVTRGDTLEVVAIPFNRPELDTVAEVPLYDQPWFWRAVRIAASVLVIIVLIVTVVRPMLKRLLYPDAKPEGEVDFDNHTVLGGDDELSLLAAQVEGEQVFGVRDGQLKLPDLHRDEDLLKAVRALVANEPDLAAQVIKEWVTKDA, encoded by the coding sequence GTGGCTACTGACCAAAATGGCGATCTGCTGATAAACGATGAGGGCACCGCCGCCCTCGATGCCAACGAGCAGAAGAGCTCGGCACTGGGATTCTTGTCCAATACCGATGTACTGCGCCAGATCACTCTGATCCTGGGGCTTGCCATCTGCCTGGCCATCGCCGTCTTCATCCTGCTGTGGGGCAAGGAGCCGGATATGCGCCCTCTTGGCACCTATACCACTCAGGAGCTGGTCAAGACCCTCGACTTTCTCGATCAGCAGAAGATCCCCTATGAGGTCGATGGCAAGAGCGTGCTGGTCAGTGCCGAGAACTTTGCCAGTATCCGGTTGGCACTGACCCGGGCCGGCCTCACCAATGCGGCCGATGTAGCCAATGGTGGAGAGGATATTCTGCTCAAGGACTCCAGTTTCGGTGTCAGCCAGAGGATGGAGGCCGAGCGCCTCAAGTTGAGTCGCGAGCGCCAGTTGGCGAGCGCCATTGAACAGTTCCAGAATGTGGCCAAGGCCCAGGTGCTGCTGGCCATCCCCAAAGATAACGTCTTTGCCCGCAACGAGCGCAAGCCCAGTGCTACCGTGGTACTCAACCTGAAAGGGGCGGCACTGGGGCAGGGGGAGGTGGACTCCATCGTCGATATGGTGGCCTCTGCGGTACATGGCCTGGAGCCGACTCGTGTCACCGTCACCGACCAGAATGGCCGCCTGCTTAATTCCGGCTCCCAGGATCCCGTCTCTGCCCAGACGCGCAAGGAATTTGCGATGCAGCAGAAGCAGGAGCTGGAGTACAAGCAAAAAATTGACGCCATTCTGATCCCGGTGCTTGGCGCCGACAATTATACGGCGGAAGTGGATCTCTCCCTCGACTTCTCCCAGCAGGAGCAGACCCGCAAAACCTACAACCCGGATCTGCCTGCAGTGCGCTCCGAGATGACGTTGGAAGAGAACAGCTCCGGCGGCAGCAATGGCGGTGTGCCGGGGGCTCTCAGCAACCAGCCCCCTGCCGCGTCCAATATCCCTGAACAGGCCACTGGCGGTGATGGGGCCAGCGTTGCTGCCTCGGGGCGTTCTCGCAAAGAGGCGACCCGCAACTTCGAACTGGATACCACCGTCAGCCATACCCGGCGCCAGATGGGGGGCATTCGCCGCATGACCGTCTCGGTCGCGGTGGATTACAAGGCGGTGCCCGGTGCCGACGGGGCTGTGACCCGCGAAGCGCGCAGTCAGGCGGAACTCGATACCCTGCGCCGTTTGCTGAGCGGTGGCCTTGGCTTTGATGTGACCCGTGGTGATACCCTCGAGGTGGTCGCCATTCCGTTCAATCGCCCCGAGCTTGATACCGTCGCCGAGGTGCCGCTCTACGATCAGCCCTGGTTCTGGCGTGCGGTACGGATTGCGGCATCTGTACTGGTGATTATTGTCTTGATCGTCACCGTGGTTCGCCCCATGCTCAAGCGGCTGCTCTATCCGGATGCCAAGCCGGAAGGGGAAGTGGACTTTGACAACCACACCGTATTGGGGGGTGACGACGAGCTCAGCTTGCTGGCAGCCCAGGTTGAGGGAGAGCAGGTATTCGGGGTGCGCGATGGTCAGCTGAAACTGCCGGATCTGCATCGTGACGAAGATTTGCTCAAGGCGGTGCGTGCCCTGGTGGCGAACGAACCGGATCTGGCCGCTCAGGTCATTAAAGAGTGGGTAACCAAAGATGCCTGA
- a CDS encoding flagellar hook-length control protein FliK, with the protein MMQTVLTQTPSVPTNGLDKAPLNGASESNGIDMVGSESKGDFASLIAKVQGSEQGVADSNQSVKTLQSAKSLATESASPHEEPSKEQDPDADNKVEEVPATDFLLRLQDSLKLDTSLVTPQLVVAAQQSATALDGNPLPQEGEQESIGLDESALAPAASRIVRQLAGQTGAQSPLATTATLTPDTTVSPSAARVVAQGDASSSVVLSHAAFSSEEEAVAPPSDQQSGEKVSAKGEPLGADGKPTKPLTGAERMTQLAKVLPVDESASTTKSVESLVAKEGDDSKSGSSANGVVTGKGPTAQVVTQGTVLKTFSEGLKQPDAGTVTTIAESLGMAGKGAEKRAAEVSQQTATTTVANQGSAPVMMTQSAAAQGSVTVNATTQTDSTAAPVMVAPQQVLAQAESQGPQAPLSSISAGIKQMEVTGTDEVRKAIQQELKPKVGEAEKSLVATTSNSESSQSQTVQHGQNSQPQPQVAESRAPATEATLRREPQNLPHLKLASQEAPAELHQKVNVMLAEKLQQAEIQLDPLGLGKMKIQIQIGADSQANVHFVVQHGQTREMLEQAMPRLREMLAGQGIQLGQTQVQQQSQQQQQQQQGQPTFGGQGQQGQGGGQSHAGNRLVEGELTTANLSLLVESTSGSGIDFYA; encoded by the coding sequence ATGATGCAGACAGTGCTGACACAAACGCCTTCGGTTCCGACTAACGGATTGGATAAAGCGCCTCTGAACGGCGCTTCCGAGAGCAATGGCATTGATATGGTGGGGAGCGAGAGCAAGGGGGATTTCGCCTCGCTGATTGCAAAGGTCCAGGGCAGTGAACAGGGTGTGGCTGATAGCAATCAGAGCGTTAAGACTCTTCAGTCTGCCAAATCTTTGGCGACCGAGAGTGCCTCTCCCCACGAGGAGCCCAGCAAGGAGCAGGATCCTGACGCCGACAACAAGGTGGAGGAGGTTCCCGCTACCGACTTTCTGCTGCGTCTGCAAGACTCCCTCAAGCTTGATACCTCGCTAGTGACACCCCAGCTGGTGGTGGCAGCCCAACAGAGCGCCACTGCGCTAGACGGCAATCCGTTGCCGCAAGAGGGTGAGCAGGAGAGCATTGGGCTTGATGAAAGCGCGCTGGCCCCTGCCGCTTCCAGGATTGTCCGCCAGCTTGCTGGTCAGACCGGGGCGCAATCGCCGTTGGCCACGACCGCCACATTGACCCCGGACACCACAGTATCGCCCTCTGCGGCGCGAGTGGTGGCGCAGGGCGACGCATCATCCTCCGTCGTTCTCTCCCATGCGGCCTTCTCCTCTGAGGAGGAAGCTGTTGCCCCCCCATCGGATCAGCAGTCTGGGGAGAAAGTCTCTGCCAAGGGAGAACCGCTCGGGGCGGATGGCAAGCCAACCAAGCCCCTTACGGGGGCAGAGCGAATGACTCAGCTGGCCAAGGTGCTGCCGGTCGATGAGTCGGCCAGTACTACCAAGTCTGTTGAGTCACTCGTAGCGAAAGAGGGGGACGACAGCAAATCCGGCTCCTCAGCCAATGGTGTGGTGACCGGCAAGGGACCAACGGCGCAAGTCGTGACACAGGGGACTGTACTCAAGACATTCAGCGAGGGGCTCAAGCAACCTGATGCGGGCACCGTAACCACAATCGCTGAGAGCCTTGGCATGGCTGGCAAGGGGGCTGAGAAGCGTGCCGCCGAGGTGAGTCAGCAGACAGCCACTACCACAGTAGCCAATCAAGGTTCGGCACCGGTGATGATGACGCAAAGTGCCGCGGCTCAGGGGAGTGTGACGGTAAATGCGACGACTCAGACCGATAGCACTGCCGCTCCCGTGATGGTGGCGCCGCAGCAGGTGTTGGCCCAGGCCGAATCTCAGGGGCCACAAGCACCGCTGTCGAGCATTTCAGCCGGCATCAAGCAGATGGAAGTGACCGGCACCGACGAGGTGCGCAAAGCGATTCAGCAGGAGCTGAAACCGAAGGTCGGTGAGGCGGAGAAGAGTCTTGTTGCTACAACATCGAACAGTGAGAGCAGCCAGAGCCAGACTGTGCAGCATGGCCAGAACAGTCAGCCCCAGCCACAGGTGGCCGAAAGCCGGGCGCCCGCCACTGAGGCTACGTTGCGCCGTGAACCGCAGAATTTACCCCATCTGAAACTGGCCAGTCAGGAAGCGCCTGCCGAATTGCACCAGAAGGTCAACGTGATGCTGGCCGAAAAACTGCAACAGGCGGAAATTCAGCTTGACCCCCTCGGTCTTGGCAAGATGAAGATCCAAATCCAGATTGGAGCGGACAGTCAGGCTAACGTCCATTTCGTTGTTCAGCATGGACAGACTCGCGAGATGCTGGAGCAGGCGATGCCTCGTCTGCGTGAAATGCTGGCAGGGCAGGGGATCCAGCTTGGCCAGACGCAGGTTCAACAGCAGTCGCAGCAACAGCAACAGCAACAGCAGGGTCAGCCCACTTTTGGCGGGCAGGGGCAGCAGGGCCAGGGTGGCGGTCAGTCACATGCCGGTAACAGGCTGGTTGAGGGAGAACTCACCACAGCCAACCTCAGTTTGCTGGTGGAATCGACAAGCGGCTCTGGAATAGATTTCTATGCTTGA
- the fliJ gene encoding flagellar export protein FliJ: MSKGLLLLAERLAEAEQQCALALVKAQQDLKLFMDQQNALNQYRQIYHQQWTDRGLQGISPQQNSQYHAFINKLEQAATQQYEGVQQVRQALEQRREEWLAAQQRRKAVELLLEKQASREQQKAQRQEQKMLDEYAMLRRFHQAGL, encoded by the coding sequence ATGAGTAAAGGGTTGCTATTGTTGGCTGAGCGGCTGGCTGAGGCCGAGCAGCAGTGTGCTCTGGCTCTGGTAAAAGCGCAGCAGGACCTCAAGCTGTTTATGGATCAGCAAAATGCTCTCAACCAGTACCGCCAAATCTATCACCAGCAGTGGACCGATCGAGGATTGCAGGGGATCTCGCCCCAGCAAAACAGCCAGTATCACGCCTTTATCAACAAGCTCGAGCAGGCTGCTACCCAGCAATACGAAGGGGTGCAGCAGGTACGTCAGGCTCTGGAGCAACGTCGTGAAGAGTGGCTGGCTGCTCAGCAGCGGCGCAAGGCGGTAGAGCTGTTGCTGGAGAAGCAGGCAAGCCGCGAGCAGCAGAAAGCCCAGCGTCAGGAGCAGAAAATGCTGGATGAGTACGCCATGTTGCGGCGTTTTCATCAAGCTGGCCTGTAA
- the fliL gene encoding flagellar basal body-associated protein FliL produces the protein MADDNELTLKDPAAGKKKKLIIIIALAVILLGGGGAGAWFMLSGSDAPPAEAAEGADAQPKVEAPQPSLYVGMPRPFVFNVAGAQRDRLVQIKIQLMVRGTADETLAKQNIPLIEGTLLRVFSAASAEQLMTFEGKEKLRKDSLEECRRVLKDLVSSPVIEQVLFTGFVMQ, from the coding sequence ATGGCTGACGATAACGAATTGACGCTAAAAGACCCGGCTGCGGGCAAGAAAAAGAAGCTGATCATTATCATTGCCCTGGCGGTTATTTTGCTGGGCGGTGGTGGAGCTGGTGCCTGGTTTATGCTCTCCGGCTCGGATGCGCCCCCTGCAGAAGCGGCGGAGGGAGCCGATGCCCAACCCAAGGTGGAAGCACCCCAGCCATCCCTTTATGTCGGGATGCCACGCCCCTTTGTCTTCAACGTCGCGGGTGCCCAGCGGGATCGGTTGGTGCAGATCAAGATCCAGTTGATGGTGCGCGGCACCGCCGACGAGACGTTGGCCAAACAGAATATTCCCCTGATTGAAGGTACCTTGCTGCGGGTGTTCAGTGCGGCCAGTGCCGAACAGCTGATGACCTTTGAAGGCAAGGAGAAGCTGCGCAAAGATTCACTGGAAGAGTGCCGTCGGGTGCTCAAGGACCTGGTCTCTTCCCCCGTTATCGAACAAGTGCTGTTTACCGGCTTTGTAATGCAGTAG